In one window of Thermoanaerobacterium sp. PSU-2 DNA:
- a CDS encoding pseudouridine synthase translates to MPKMRIDKLLSNMGYGTRKEIKNFIKEGLVSINDVIINDPGFAIQPDKDVITFRSEKVLYKEYIYIMMNKPKGVICATYDPSERTVVDLLPHHIKSRKVFPAGRLDKDTEGLLLITNDGELSHKLLSPKKHVFKKYYAEVLGFIDEDDVSLFSEGILLDDGYKTMPAKLEIISSGTISKVNISIREGKYHQIKRMFEAIGSKVIYLKRLSIGQLKLDENLKEGEWRELNEEEIKLLKSIE, encoded by the coding sequence ATGCCAAAGATGAGAATAGATAAGCTTTTATCAAATATGGGATATGGCACAAGGAAAGAGATTAAAAATTTTATAAAAGAAGGCCTTGTTTCAATAAATGATGTGATAATCAATGACCCTGGTTTTGCAATACAACCTGACAAAGACGTCATCACATTTAGAAGTGAAAAAGTCTTATACAAAGAATACATATATATAATGATGAACAAACCCAAAGGCGTCATCTGCGCAACTTATGACCCATCAGAAAGAACCGTTGTAGACCTTTTGCCACACCATATAAAATCAAGAAAGGTCTTTCCAGCAGGAAGACTTGACAAAGACACAGAAGGATTGCTTTTAATCACAAATGACGGAGAACTGTCACATAAGCTTTTATCGCCAAAAAAGCATGTTTTTAAAAAATACTATGCAGAAGTTTTAGGCTTTATCGACGAAGATGACGTGTCTTTGTTTTCAGAAGGCATATTATTAGACGATGGTTATAAGACTATGCCTGCAAAACTGGAAATAATATCTTCAGGCACTATCTCAAAAGTAAATATCTCAATCAGAGAGGGGAAATATCATCAAATAAAAAGAATGTTTGAAGCGATAGGCTCGAAGGTCATCTACTTAAAAAGGCTTTCAATAGGTCAATTAAAATTAGATGAAAATTTAAAAGAAGGGGAATGGCGGGAATTAAATGAAGAAGAAATAAAATTGCTTAAGTCAATTGAATAG